The window TGAGACATGCTGAAGGTTGATGCGATCAACAAAAACGTAACATGTCGTACATAGGCCGACACTAAGGGCCATAAGGAATGGCTTAACCGTTCCGGCGGATGCTTGTTTACGGGTGAAAATACCGCTAAGCCAAATGAAACCAAAGACCATGCAGAGCAGACCTATCCAACCGTATATCGATAAGGATTCACGAAGGAACAAGACGCTGCCAATGGGAATGAAGAGCGTGCTGGTGCCTCGCATAATCGGATATACCTGGGAGAGGTCGCCCATATTGTAGGTGCGTGCCAACAACAGGGAGTAGACGCTTTGCAAACACGCAGATAAAAGTAAGAATCCGTAGGCTTGTAGGGATAAAGGGGTAAGCCAGAGTTCTCTGATTAAATATGGAAGAAGTCCGATTGTGGTTACCATCATGATGGACCATAGAAAGACGCTTTTATTCTGGCTTCTTTTGGTGAATAAGCTCCAGACCGCGTGCGTAAGACCTGAAGCTACGACTAGTAAAATTGAAACGATAAACAAGCGATCATCTCCAAACCTTGAGAGAAGTTAAACGTTGGGGTTGTGTTCGGGTTGATCCATGATTACCGTGCCGTCAGCCAGTCGCAGCCAGGATTCGAAAGAACGCTCGCCTTCGCGGAGTCGAATCATCCTGGCACCACGAGGGAAGCCGTCTTTGCCATAGGTATTGTAACCTGTTGCTCTTCCGTAGCAGAGACGTACTCCGTGAAGCTCGCCCCAATAATCGTTGACGTGGTCGTGGCCGCAGAAAGTTCCGATGACATCGCCCATTTCTACCATGGCAGTAAATAGTCCTGAGTTAACGGGGGAGCAGCAGACGTTCTCAAACTTGTCGCCGTAGCAAGTCTCATTGTCCCAAACTTGTTTATACTCCTGAAGCGGGATGTGAAAGAAAGCCAAGGCAGGGTATGCCTGCGATCCGATACTCGATTGGAGCTTTCGCGATTCCTCTCTGTACCAGTCGATCTGATTGCTGCGAATCCAATCATAACCTTGGATATGCGGCAGCACAGAGCGATCCCCGGAATCAAAGAAGTACAAAGCGGCAGCGGTCTGACCATTGGGACCGGAAATGGACAATGTATAGTTGCCAACACCGTTAATTTCTTCTGGTCCACGCTGGGTAACTGTATGGGAATGCTCCAGCACTGTTTTCATGAGCTCATCTCTAGTGATGGTAGTTTCTGTATCGTGGTTACCGAACACAACAGCCCATGGAATACCACGAGATTCGGCCGTGTGAACGGCATCGCGAAACGCTTGGTGCGGATGCTTGCAAACAGATTCACCGGATGCCCCGTACCCTGTGTAAATGACGTCGCCCGTAAATACAACAAGGTCAGGATGCTCAGCGTCTAGCACTTCTTCCATTAGACGACGTGTTTGCTGATCTTCATCCTCACCATTTTCCCAATGTAAATCAGTGAACTGGGCAATCGTAAAAGTGCGATCTTCGCGAAAGGCAAGCTGATGCTGCACAATAAATGTCCCCCTATAAGTTGTATTTTGTAGTAATCATGTTGTTTCTTTATAATATATTGTTGTTTGTTGGCTATTGTATCGCTGGTTTGATATACTGTCAATGAGGAATTTTTTAAATAAAATGAGTGAATGCAAGAATGAAACCGTTTCCGAGAGTATGGATCGTGGGGACGGTTTTTTCTCAAAAAAAAGCGATTAAGCAAAAAATGCCGATATACTGTACGGAGTAACAACCGTATCTTTGTAATCAATAACCATATTAATTGTAAGTAAGAGGAGACTACATCATGTCTGATAAAAAGGTTGAATTACGATGTTTGAATTCTTTGGCTAAAGTAATCGCTCATCATGAACTCGATTCCCGTTATTTCCTTGAACGAGCAACAACATTCAGCAACGAAATTTACTCGTTTCAGGTAGCGTATCGCTCGGAGCAGCTTATTAAAGGCATACGCATCGAAATCGAATCACCACTAGCCGAGTGTATGACGGTACGAAAAGTTGGATTGGCGCCAAGTGAATTAGCATGTTATGGCGATCATGATGATTATATAATCAGTGATCATCCGGGTCTGTATCCCGATCCGTTGATGCCTATGGATGCAAATGGCGAGGTTGCTTTACCTGGGAGCTGGAGCTCTCTATGGATAACGGTGGATCTCAAAAATCAACATCCAGAAGGAGTGTACCCAATTGATGTGATATTGCTATCTACTGATGGCAATCGGATGGGTTCAGAGCGCATCGATTTGCAAGTATTAAGCGGTTCTTTGCCCAAGCAAAGGTTGATTCGAACCGAATGGTTTCATACGGATTGTTTGGCCAATCATTACAATGTGAATGTCTTCAGCGAAGAGCATTGGAGACTTATAGAGCAATATGTTCAAACTGCGGTCAAACAAGGGATCAATATGATTTTAACACCATTATTCACGCCTCCATTGGATACAGAAGTTGGCGGTGAGCGGACTACTGTGCAGTTAGTAGAGGTAGAGCGTGATGAGAATGGGTACCGATTTGATTTTCGCTTACTGGAGAGATGGATAGCACTTGGAGAACGCTGCGGGGTTGAATATTATGAGTTTTCTCATTTATTTACGCAATGGGGGGCACAGTTTGCGCCCAAAATCATGGCTGCGGAAAAGGGGCAGCTGAAGCGAATATTTGGTTGGGAAACAGATGCAACTGGAGAAGAATATGGCCAGTTCCTAGAGGCACTTTTACCTAAATTGGATCAGTTTATCAAAAAGCAGGGCATTCAGGATCGCGTGTTTTTCCACGTTTCGGACGAACCGACCTTGGACAATTTGGAGTCATATCGAGCAGCAAGTAGCCGGTTGAGCCAGTTCCTTCAAGGCTATCCTACGTTCGACGCACTTTCGGACTATGAATTTTACGCACATGGCCTTGTGAACACACCAGTGGTTGCCAACAATCATATTGATTCCTTTATTAGCCGCGGCGTGGATAACCTTTGGACTTATTATTGCTGTGCGCAGTACAAAAAAGTATCAAATCGATTCTTTGTATTTCCTTCGGAGAGAAATCGGATCATTGGATTCCAGTTATATAAATTTGATATACGAGGATTTTTACATTGGGGGTATAACTTCTGGTATTCACAATATGCACGTAAAATGGTGAATCCATTTGTCCAAACGGATGCAGATCGAGCTTTTCCTTCTGGGGATGCCTTCCTTGTATATCCAGGAGAAACGGGACCTATCGAATCCATTCGAATGGTTGTATTTTATGAAGCTTTGCAAGATGTAAGGGCGCTTGAAATGTTAGAAGGTTTGATTGGTCGCGAGAGAACTATTGCCATCATTGAAGAAGATCTTGCTGTGCCATTAACATTCAGCGATTATCCGCATGAACCCGACTGGATTATTAAGAAGCGTGAGCAGATCAATCAACTTATTGCTTCGCTGGCTAAAGGATGAAGCCGATCCGTTGACATCGTAAGCGCCACCTTATAAACTGGATGAAAACAACAGGAAACATCACCATGTGGATATCATCGGTCAATAGCTGATGCTGACGATGCCAGTTTTCCTTACGGAAAACTTTTAGGAGGCCATTATGTCATTAACATACGAAGATCGCAGGATGACCATCCTGAACCATTTGGAGATGGAAGGGAAAGTACAGGTGCATCACCTGTCTGAGATGCTTAACGTCTCGACGGAAACGGTGCGGCGGGACTTAGATCGGCTAGAGAAGGAAGGCAAGCTTCGCAAAGTGTACGGAGGCGCTGTCAAAATGCGCATGGAGCTTGTTGAGCCTCCCTTTCTCAAGAGGACCCAAATGATGAAGTCAGAGAAAACAGCGATCGGCAAGCTGGCTGCCTCTTTAGTCCAAGACGGCGAAACGATCATGCTGGATAACGGCACAACGACGATTGAAATTTTGCCTTACTTGAAGGATCGAACGAATGTAACCTTGATCACCCATTCTGTGCCGATTCTCAATTTGGCCATGGAAACGTTCCGGGGAAGAATTATCTTCGCAGGCGGGGAAGTGAACGTCGAGTATCAAGCTGCAACAGGCTCCCTGACGGATCAGATGCTGGATCAATTTAAAGTGAACAAAGCGTTTATCTCCGTAGGAGGCATCTCACTCGCGGACGGCATTACTGACTTCCATTTAGCTGAAGCCATTATTTCGCGAAAAATGATGCAGCGAGCCGAGGAATCCATTCTGGTAGCGGATCATTCCAAATTCGGTATGTCTACGTTCGCTAGAGTGTCAAAGCTCGAGGAAATCTCGATGCTCATTACCGATTCAGGCTGTTCGAAGGAATGGATCGATACGATTGAGGCGCTCGGCATTGAAGTGCTGATCAGCGACTAACACGCAAATCGCCATAGAACCGGCTCCCATAGCGGTGAAAGGGCGATTTTTTCTTTGCAAATAAGGGAATTCTCAAATAATGAGGATGTTACAAAAAGAAGCGACGTCTATTCCTAAGAAAACAATACGATTGAATAATCGACGATATACGACATGATGAGGCGTGAGATATGCTTCTTCCACAGGGCTAATCCGCTTCACGGCGTTAGTGCCGGACTACGATATAAGGGGAGTGTTTCCATGAAAAGAAGATCTCAACTAAAAGTATTGCCTATTGCGGCAACCATTCTAGCTCTAACGCTTGCAACTGCTTGCGGAAACGCTGGATCTACAAAAGATAAGGGCAGCACAGCGCCAACCGCAACTGCTGATTCTAAAGAACCTGTGAAGGTGACATTATGGACACCGATGAATCCGAATGCGAAAGCAGTCGTCAAAAGCTTAAACGAGCTGCCTATGGTGAAAGAGTGGGCCAAGAAGACAAATGTAACATTTGACTTCCAACATTCATCTGGAAACACACCGCAAGATGATGTTCAGCAATACGGTGTCATGGTTGCTTCTAATAATTTGCCGGATTCGATGCTCTGGAACTGGAACAGTGTACAGGGCGGAACATCCAAAATGTTCAAAGACGGCACGATTATTAAACTGAATGATTTAATTGAAAAGAATGCGCCGAATTTGAAAAAAATTATGGACGCAAATCCTCAAATCGCCAAACAAATCAAGGCGGATAACGGTGATATTTACGCAATGCCTCACCTGAAGGTTGGTCAATACGGCCAGTACAAAACGTTCAGCGGCATGGTCATTCGTCAGGATTGGCTGGATGAGCTCGGATTGAAAACGCCGGAAACGATTGATGAGTGGGAAACGGTGCTAAAAGCGTTTAAAGAGAAGAAAGGCGCTATTCCTTTCACATTGAACAAATCCTACCCGATGTCATTTGCTGACTTCGCAGGCGCATACGGTGTTACGGGCATGTCTACGATTGCCAACGCGAACAGCTTCTATATCGATAATGGAAAAGTGAAATTCGGGCCTGCACAACCAGAGTTCAAGCAATATTTGACGACGATGCAAAAATGGTACAAGGAAGGTCTGATCGATCCAGACTTCGCTTCCAATGACACCAAAACGATGGATGCGAAAGTAACTTCCGGCAAAGCGGGAGCATTCTACGGTTTCATCGGCGGAAGCATCGGTACGTATACGCCAGCGCTGCAGAAGACAGACCCGAAAGCGAAGCTCTCTGCTGTCCAATATCCAGTTTTGAAAAAGGGTGACGAGCCTAAATTTGTGCAAGCGTCATGGGAATACGACAACATCGGAACGGTCATTACAAGTGCGAATAAGCATGCGGCAGAAACGGTAAAAGCCTTGGACTATCTGTATAGCGAAGAAGGCGCGATGCTCAAAAACTTCGGTATCGAAGGTCAAACGTACACGAAAGTAGACGGTCAACCGAAATACACGGACCTGATTTTGAAAAATCCAGACAACCTGCCGATCAGTCAAGCGATGGCTAAATATTTTATTGCCAACTACGGCTTCTCTGGTTTGGATGATGACCGTTACAACGATCAGTATTATCAATTGCCAGCACAAAAAGATGCCGTGAAACTATACGCTAAATATGCGAATAATGCCTATAAAGTGATACTGCCGCCTGTGGTTCTGTCTACGGATGAAGCTAAGGAGTCAGCGAAAATTTTGAACGACGTGAGTACGCTGTTGACGGAGCAAATTACTAAAATTGTAATGGGTGCCGCAAAGGTTGAAGATTACGATAAAACGATAGAACAAGTGAAAAAGATGAATATGGACCGTGCTGTGGAGATCTACCAAGCGGCAACAGATCGTTACAACAAACGCTAAAAAGCTCGTGGGGAGCCAGCCTCCCCTTCTGAATTAATAATTCTGGGGCTCCCCGCAAAGTATTGTATAAACTCTTATCGAAGTAATCCGAAGAAGCTTGACCGCATTAAGCGGAAAGTTTAGACGCCGACCGAGCTAGCACTCGGTGCGGACGGAATAAGCTTCGAAGGTTTCACGTCACTTTGTGGGGGTCCGTAAGGAAGTGAGAACATGGCCAATTCCATTCGGGTTTTACTAGATGACATAAGAAAAAATCGCGCGATCTACCTGATGGTACTGCCGGTTGTGCTGTACTTCTTCATTTTTAAATATTTCCCGATGTATGGCGCAGTTATCGCCTTCAAGGATTTTAGTCCTGCGAAAGGCATTTGGGGCAGCGATTGGGTAGGTTTTCAACATTTCAAAGATTTCTTTCAAAGCTATTATTTTATCCGCGTGCTGCGCAATACGTTTCTGATCAGCTTTTATAACTTGATATTCGGCTTCCCAGCACCGATTATTCTTGCGATCCTTTTGAATGAGCTACGCCAGAAGCTTTTCAAATCAATTGTGCAGACGGTTTCCTACTTGCCGCATTTCATCTCGATTGTGGTCATTTCTGGGTTAATTATTGACTTCACGAACCGCGGAGGTATTGTAAACTCCATCATTATGTTCTTCGGCGGGCAAGATTCTGCCCTCATGAATAATGCAGAGAATTTCCGTACCATTTTCGTCAGCACGTCTGTTTGGCAAGAACTCGGTTGGTCATCCATCATTTATTTGGCCGCGCTTAGCGGGATAAACCCCGAGTTGTACGAAGCTGTTCGCGTTGATGGGGCAGGAAGGTTCCGGCAAATCTGGAGTGTAACGCTTCCGGGACTCATTCCAACGATTATGATTTTGCTCATTCTTCGAATTGGCGGATTGATGGAGGTCGGCTTCGAGAAGGTCGTTCTGCTTTATAATCCAAATACGTATGAAACTGCGGATGTGATTTCGTCCTTTGTTTATCGCGAAGGGCTTGCACAAGGGAATGATTATAGCTATACAACGGCCGTGGGGCTATTTCAATCCATGATCAACTTCATTTTACTTATTAGCGCTAACAGCTTATCCCGCCGATTCTCCGGCAACCGGTTGTGGTAGGAGGAACTCACGATGAAATTAAGCGCAACTGAGCGTCTATTCGATATCGGTAATGCGATTCTGATGATATTGCTTATCGTCTGTACGTTGTACCCGTTCTACTATGTTTTCATGGCTTCCATCAGTGATTCCAATTTGCTAATCCAGCACTCCGGCTTGTTGTTGAAACCACTGGGGTTTAACCTCGACGCTTTTCAGAAAGTGATTGCAAATCCCAACATTTTGACGGGGTATGGGAATACTTTGCTCATCTTGATTGTGGGTACGGCGGTTAATCTGTTTTTTACGACGATCGGAGCGTACGCACTGTCCAGGAAGTTCATGATGCGAAAGTTCTTGATGATCTGTATCGTGTTTACGATGTATTTCAGCGGCGGATTGATTCCGACATATTTGTTAATCAACAACTATCTGCACATGGGAAATAGCTACCTTGCCCTCATCTTACCTGTGGCGATCAGCACGTGGAACTTGATTATTATGCGAACTTCGTTCGAAGCCATCCCAGAGGGCTTGTTGGAATCAGCTAAGATCGACGGGGCAGGCGAATACCGCATTTTGTTTCAGATTGTAGTGCCTCTGTCCATGCCTGTTATTGCCGTAATGGTGCTTTACTATGGCGTAGCCCACTGGAATTCCTGGTTTAATGCCATGCTGTTTCTGCACGATCGGGAGATGTTCCCGCTGCAGCTGATTCTTCGAGAAATTCTGGTGCAAAACAGCACGGATTCGATGACCACTGGAACGGGGAATGCGAACGACACGCAAGCGATTGGGGAAAGTATTAAATACGCAACGATCATGGTGGCTACATTGCCTATTCTGATTGCCTATCCTTTTTTACAGAAATATTTTGTGAAAGGCGTCATGGTTGGAGCGCTCAAAGAATAATGACCAGGCCTGTTCTCTTTTTGGATCTTCAAAAAGAGGGCGGGATATTTGGTTTTTTCCACTTTCTGTGAGGGAATCACTAAAAATGATGATGATACAAAAATCGTAGATGTACTTGAGCTGATGAAGATGGGATAATACTGCATACAGCATGAGTAAGGGAGGACTTCTTTGTGAAGCGAAGCGTATTTTTATTCTGGCTTTACTCGAACTTAACCATTCTATGTATTCCCATCGTCATCACGATGTTGGTTCTTTTTCAGTCGCAGCATTTATTGAACTCGGAGGTCATTCGATCCAACAAAGCGCTGCTTAACCAGGTGAAGCAATCGCTAGACAATCAGTTCAAAGATATTAAGCGAATGGGTCTCCAGCTTTCCCTGGATCCTAAAGTCATTAAGTATGTTAATCAAGCTGATTTCAACAATTCGCAAGTCAAGATTGATACACTGGATCTGATCACTTCGCTTCGTTCGTATGCCGCCTCGAATGGGGATATTAACGATTTATATGTATATATGAAAAAAGATCATTTCGGAGTCACGACATCGACAATGAATCAAGATGAGCTCCTTTTCCAATTGCTTCACGCAAAGAATAAAGGCATCACCATGAAGCAGTGGAGCGACAGTATGGAGAAAATCTACTATGGAAATTTCCTGCAATTCGCTGACAATGACATGGTGTACATGCAGTCACTGCCGATTCAGAATGCCAGCGAAGCGCCGGCAACACTTGTTGTCATGCTGAATGCAGAACGGTTGAAAGCAGCCATCTCGAATATTCAGATTGCCCAAGCTGGCAGTGTGTTAATACTCGATTCCACCAATAAGCTGCTGATGACCGCTGGCGATTCAGATCATGTATCCGATATTGATTTCGAACAGATCCAATCAGCGGAAGGCTCATTTAGTCAAAAATGGGGCAAGGAAGAGGTAACGGTTTCTTACGTTTCTTCCGTTGAAAATGAATGGAAGTATGTGTCCATCGTTCCTACGAAAATTTATTCAGCGAAAGTAAGTCAATTGCGAAGCTGGATTTATGCGGGCTTATTTATGTGTATTTTTGTCGGTGGTCCGATGTCCATCTGGCTGACGCGAAGACATTATATGCCGATCCGCCGTATGGTGGATTTGGTTTCTCCGAAGGTGAAGTCCAATCTCGAAGGTATTGGGAATGAATTCTCACTGCTTCAGTCCTTCATGTCGGAGAATGAAGCTTTGCAGGTTACGGCGAACCGAACCATCCAGAAACAGCAAGACGTGCTGCGCAGCCATTTTCTAGCACGACTGCTCAAAGGCAGAGTCGAGAGCGGTTCTGCACTCGCGCAATCGATGGAATCGTTTGACCTGCGGTTCGAGACGAACCGTTTTGCCGTCTTGCTGTTTCATATCGGCGATTATGCGGCTTTGTTTGCTGACAGCGGGACACGAGATGCGGAGTCCAAATTGCAGTATGTTTATTATATCGTGACGAACATTACGGAAGAGCTGATTGGTCGAAAACATACGGTTTTCACGACCGAAGTGGACGGTATGATTGCTTTTCTGGTTAATATTCAGAATGAAGATGAAGTTCGGACGAAACAGGAATTGATTGAGATTGCGCAAGAGGCGCAGACGATTATTCAGGGGAAATTTTATATTCAGCTAACCATAGGAATCAGTGATATCCATCCACTTTTGACCGGAATACCACAAGGATTTGACGAGGCGCTGGAGGCGCTTGAATATAAATTCGTCATTGGACCGAGCCAGATTATACCTTTTGATCGGATCAAACGACCGAAGAATGAGCTGTATTATCCGTTGGATATGGAGCGGCAGTTGATCAATCATATTAGAACGGGACAATACGAGGAGGCCATGGAGGCCGTCAGCGAACTGATCGTAACCAATGTGTCTGATGGCACGCTATCGCTGCAGCTCGGCAAGCTTCTCATGTTTGAACTGATCGGCACGATCTTGAAGGCTATCGAGCATCTGGATCAGGGACCTAATGAACTGGCGGTAGAGAAGCATGAACTCATTAAACAATTGACCCAGTGCGAATCCTTCGTGGAAATTGAAGATGAAATTTATAAGTTTTTGAAAACCGTTTGTGACTACGTCGATTCCAAGAAGAAAAGTCACAACACGAATCTGAAAGATCAAGTGCTGAGCTATATTGATGAGCATTTGGCGGATATGGATTTGAGCCTGACCTCACTGTCTTTGAAGTTTGAAGTCAATGCGCCTTATTTATCACGCTTCATCAAAGAGCAATCTGGTGAAACGTTTATTGATTATGTCAATAAACAGCGTGTCCAGCTGGCTAAGCAGTTGATGTCGGAGACCGATGATACGATTACGGATATTACGCAAAAGGTTGGCTTTTCGAACAGTAACACCTTCATTAGGGTGTTTAAACGCTATGAGGGGATTACACCAGGGCAGTTTAGGAAAGGCGAATAGTGCAAGAATGAAAGTGCCATTTTGTGTGCTGTGATACAGAATGTTGTCTGTTTGTGAGGTATAATGAGTGAACCAACAAAAAACGACAAATTATTCTGGGAGCGTGTACAGCATGAAATGGAAACTTAACATTGTGGTTTCGTTAGCAGTTCTGGGTACTTTATTAAGTTCTGCGGCATATGCAGAGCCTAAGCATGATAAAGGTTCGAATCAATCTAGTTCGAGTACAAGTACAAGTACAAGTACAAGTACAAGTACTAACGATCAAGCGGATGGGAAGCTGAAGGAGAAAAAGGAAAAGAAGGAAAAGAAGGTTTCCGGAGAAAAAGAAACGGTGACTTCATCTACCTACGGTTCTCATGGACATAAGGGGTATAAAGGTTTACAGAACGCGTACGAAAATGTCAAAGACCGTCCTGCCGGTGCCATCATTTCCAAATTGTTGGAAAAGTATAATTTGCAGTTAAATGATACGGCAGATATTGGTTCAATTCTCGCGGACTCGGTTATTGAAGCTGAGAATAACGGGGATTTGGACATAGCTGCAGAGATTCAAACAGAAGTGATTAAATCAGATTCAACGAACCTGACTGTATACAAAAAGCTTGGAGCACTGAATAGCAAGAGAGGCAAGCTTGGTGTCAAAGCTTACGTTAATGGCCTTGAACCTAACTTTGAAGTCCCGCCAATGATTAAAGATGGGAACACGTTAGTTCCTTTCCGAGCGATTGCTGAAGCCTTGCAGGCTACCGTTACTTGGAATCCAGAAGATAACTCGGTTACCGTAGTGAAAGATGGTGTCACAGTGAAGCTTGTAATAGGTGTTCGTAAAGCCTTTGTGAATGGACAAGCCGTTGATCTAGAAGTGGCCGGAGAAGTCTATAATGGGTCCACGATGGTGCCAGCTCGCTTCATTAGTGAAGCGCTGAAAGCCGATGTGCAGTGGGAACCAGAATCACAAAGCGTCGTGATTAACGAGGTTGAAGAACAAACACCGGACATAGACGCATCACAGGAGTAAAATCGCGAGAACGCCCGTAAACCGGGACACAGGAGTAAAATACGCAAAACACCCGCAAACTTCATAGTTTGTGGGCGTTTTTGTTTGTAATATCGTAGTTCCGCTAAAGTACGAGCGGCTGCTGCGTGGCATGATGCTTCGGCTTGAATTCACTTGGCGACTGGCCGGTCCAGCGCCGGAATTGTCGTGAGAAGTGGCTGGCCGAGTGGAAGCCGAGCTTCTCCGCAATGTCCGTCATTGGCAAATTGGTTGTGACGAGCAGCTCTTTGGCTAGATTCAGCTTTTGCCGGCTGACATACTGACGCGGCGATAGCCCGTACACCTTGGAGAAGAGCTTGCTGCATTGACTGCGGCTCAGGTTCAGTTCTTTCGCAACCCCCGCGACGGACGCCTCCTCACAGAGACCGAGCGATAGCTTCTCTTCAATCGCATGGGCGACATCTGCGGTGAACAAGGAGGCGTCTTTGTCCTTCGTTGGCACATGTCTACTTAGTGAGTCGTGTTCACGTATTAAATTTAGCACGTCATGAATGATGAGCAATGTATATGAGTGCAGCAGCAGCTTATCCTCGAAGCGCAAATAGGGTTGCTGCTCTTGCTTGGCGGTATCCTTCGACTGATTGCGATGCATGACGGCCTCTAGTTCGCTCAAGTAGAACTGAAGCTTGCTTTGCTCTGCATCTTGATGATGGATGTGCCGATAAGGAGTCGTCGATAGCAGGCTGCGTATTTCG is drawn from Paenibacillus sp. V4I7 and contains these coding sequences:
- a CDS encoding DMT family transporter codes for the protein MFIVSILLVVASGLTHAVWSLFTKRSQNKSVFLWSIMMVTTIGLLPYLIRELWLTPLSLQAYGFLLLSACLQSVYSLLLARTYNMGDLSQVYPIMRGTSTLFIPIGSVLFLRESLSIYGWIGLLCMVFGFIWLSGIFTRKQASAGTVKPFLMALSVGLCTTCYVFVDRINLQHVSAITLLEVTNIGFMAALTPIVLASKQLRVEWKLNAKIILLGAILNPGSYLLFLIAMKYAPVGHISPIREIGTVFATILGIVVLKEKQGTLRIICSILILIGILIISFFG
- a CDS encoding metallophosphoesterase family protein, with amino-acid sequence MQHQLAFREDRTFTIAQFTDLHWENGEDEDQQTRRLMEEVLDAEHPDLVVFTGDVIYTGYGASGESVCKHPHQAFRDAVHTAESRGIPWAVVFGNHDTETTITRDELMKTVLEHSHTVTQRGPEEINGVGNYTLSISGPNGQTAAALYFFDSGDRSVLPHIQGYDWIRSNQIDWYREESRKLQSSIGSQAYPALAFFHIPLQEYKQVWDNETCYGDKFENVCCSPVNSGLFTAMVEMGDVIGTFCGHDHVNDYWGELHGVRLCYGRATGYNTYGKDGFPRGARMIRLREGERSFESWLRLADGTVIMDQPEHNPNV
- a CDS encoding DUF4091 domain-containing protein; amino-acid sequence: MSDKKVELRCLNSLAKVIAHHELDSRYFLERATTFSNEIYSFQVAYRSEQLIKGIRIEIESPLAECMTVRKVGLAPSELACYGDHDDYIISDHPGLYPDPLMPMDANGEVALPGSWSSLWITVDLKNQHPEGVYPIDVILLSTDGNRMGSERIDLQVLSGSLPKQRLIRTEWFHTDCLANHYNVNVFSEEHWRLIEQYVQTAVKQGINMILTPLFTPPLDTEVGGERTTVQLVEVERDENGYRFDFRLLERWIALGERCGVEYYEFSHLFTQWGAQFAPKIMAAEKGQLKRIFGWETDATGEEYGQFLEALLPKLDQFIKKQGIQDRVFFHVSDEPTLDNLESYRAASSRLSQFLQGYPTFDALSDYEFYAHGLVNTPVVANNHIDSFISRGVDNLWTYYCCAQYKKVSNRFFVFPSERNRIIGFQLYKFDIRGFLHWGYNFWYSQYARKMVNPFVQTDADRAFPSGDAFLVYPGETGPIESIRMVVFYEALQDVRALEMLEGLIGRERTIAIIEEDLAVPLTFSDYPHEPDWIIKKREQINQLIASLAKG
- a CDS encoding DeoR/GlpR family DNA-binding transcription regulator encodes the protein MSLTYEDRRMTILNHLEMEGKVQVHHLSEMLNVSTETVRRDLDRLEKEGKLRKVYGGAVKMRMELVEPPFLKRTQMMKSEKTAIGKLAASLVQDGETIMLDNGTTTIEILPYLKDRTNVTLITHSVPILNLAMETFRGRIIFAGGEVNVEYQAATGSLTDQMLDQFKVNKAFISVGGISLADGITDFHLAEAIISRKMMQRAEESILVADHSKFGMSTFARVSKLEEISMLITDSGCSKEWIDTIEALGIEVLISD
- a CDS encoding ABC transporter substrate-binding protein; this translates as MKRRSQLKVLPIAATILALTLATACGNAGSTKDKGSTAPTATADSKEPVKVTLWTPMNPNAKAVVKSLNELPMVKEWAKKTNVTFDFQHSSGNTPQDDVQQYGVMVASNNLPDSMLWNWNSVQGGTSKMFKDGTIIKLNDLIEKNAPNLKKIMDANPQIAKQIKADNGDIYAMPHLKVGQYGQYKTFSGMVIRQDWLDELGLKTPETIDEWETVLKAFKEKKGAIPFTLNKSYPMSFADFAGAYGVTGMSTIANANSFYIDNGKVKFGPAQPEFKQYLTTMQKWYKEGLIDPDFASNDTKTMDAKVTSGKAGAFYGFIGGSIGTYTPALQKTDPKAKLSAVQYPVLKKGDEPKFVQASWEYDNIGTVITSANKHAAETVKALDYLYSEEGAMLKNFGIEGQTYTKVDGQPKYTDLILKNPDNLPISQAMAKYFIANYGFSGLDDDRYNDQYYQLPAQKDAVKLYAKYANNAYKVILPPVVLSTDEAKESAKILNDVSTLLTEQITKIVMGAAKVEDYDKTIEQVKKMNMDRAVEIYQAATDRYNKR
- a CDS encoding sugar ABC transporter permease, encoding MANSIRVLLDDIRKNRAIYLMVLPVVLYFFIFKYFPMYGAVIAFKDFSPAKGIWGSDWVGFQHFKDFFQSYYFIRVLRNTFLISFYNLIFGFPAPIILAILLNELRQKLFKSIVQTVSYLPHFISIVVISGLIIDFTNRGGIVNSIIMFFGGQDSALMNNAENFRTIFVSTSVWQELGWSSIIYLAALSGINPELYEAVRVDGAGRFRQIWSVTLPGLIPTIMILLILRIGGLMEVGFEKVVLLYNPNTYETADVISSFVYREGLAQGNDYSYTTAVGLFQSMINFILLISANSLSRRFSGNRLW
- a CDS encoding carbohydrate ABC transporter permease — translated: MKLSATERLFDIGNAILMILLIVCTLYPFYYVFMASISDSNLLIQHSGLLLKPLGFNLDAFQKVIANPNILTGYGNTLLILIVGTAVNLFFTTIGAYALSRKFMMRKFLMICIVFTMYFSGGLIPTYLLINNYLHMGNSYLALILPVAISTWNLIIMRTSFEAIPEGLLESAKIDGAGEYRILFQIVVPLSMPVIAVMVLYYGVAHWNSWFNAMLFLHDREMFPLQLILREILVQNSTDSMTTGTGNANDTQAIGESIKYATIMVATLPILIAYPFLQKYFVKGVMVGALKE